From one Neofelis nebulosa isolate mNeoNeb1 chromosome 4, mNeoNeb1.pri, whole genome shotgun sequence genomic stretch:
- the UPP1 gene encoding uridine phosphorylase 1 isoform X1: MTQARRSNLDPKLTLRVPVSAPAPAERMASSGLQTKKRDNHNGHFVQPTNPNVATMQEDVLYHFHLSTSTHDLPAMFGDVKFVCVGGSPTRMEAFTKYMAKELGLDHPGAEYPNICVGTDRYVMFKVGPVLSVSHGIGIPSTSVMLHELIKLLYHARCSDVTVIRIGTSGGIGLEPGSVVVTRQAVDASFKPVFEQMVLGKRVVHRTHLDERLAQELMQCGADLREFPTVLGNTLCTSDFYEGQGRLDGALCSYSEKDKQEYLEAAHAAGIRNIEMESSVLAAMCGACGLQVAVVCVTLLNRLEGDQVNSPHEVLVEYQERPQRLVGHFIKKRLAAAGNPRDL, from the exons GCTCCTGCCCCAGCTGAGAGAATGGCTTCCTCGGGACTCCAAACAAAGAAACGTGACAATCACAA TGGCCACTTTGTACAACCCACCAACCCAAATGTAGCAACAATGCAAGAAGATGTCCTGTACCACTTCCATCTCAGCACCAGCACGCACGATCTCCCTGCTATGTTTGGAGATGTGAAG TTCGTGTGTGTCGGGGGAAGCCCCACCCGGATGGAAGCATTCACCAAATACATGGCCAAGGAGCTGGGCCTTGACCACCCAGGTGCAGAATATCCCAACATCTGTGTGGGGACCGACCGCTACGTCATGTTCAAAGTGGGCCCCGTGCTGTCTGTCAGC CACGGCATCGGCATCCCTTCTACCTCAGTCATGCTGCACGAGCTCATCAAGCTTCTGTACCACGCCCGCTGCTCCGACGTCACTGTCATCCGCATCGGCACCTCGGGTGGGATCG GTTTGGAGCCTGGCTCTGTGGTCGTCACCCGCCAGGCGGTGGATGCCTCCTTCAAGCCCGTGTTCGAGCAGATGGTCCTGGGGAAGCGGGTGGTTCATAGGACACACCTGGATGAGCGGCTCGCGCAGGAGCTGATGCAGTGCGGTGCAGACCTGCGGGAGTTCCCCACGGTCCTGGGGAATACCTTGTGCACCTCTGACTTCTATGAAG GGCAAGGGCGTCTGGATGGTGCCCTCTGCTCCTACTCAGAGAAGGACAAGCAGGAGTACTTGGAGGCGGCCCACGCGGCCGGCATCCGCAACATTGAGATGGAGTCTTCGGTCCTGGCTGCCATGTGCGGTGCGTGCGGCCTCCAAG TGGCCGTGGTCTGTGTCACTCTGCTGAACCGCCTGGAAGGGGACCAGGTCAACAGTCCTCACGAGGTGCTGGTCGAGTACCAGGAGCGGCCACAGCGCCTGGTGGGTCACTTCATCAAGAAGCGCCTCGCGGCTGCCGGAAACCCCCGGGATCTCTGA
- the UPP1 gene encoding uridine phosphorylase 1 isoform X4: MHYPIFSCLEPGSVVVTRQAVDASFKPVFEQMVLGKRVVHRTHLDERLAQELMQCGADLREFPTVLGNTLCTSDFYEGQGRLDGALCSYSEKDKQEYLEAAHAAGIRNIEMESSVLAAMCGACGLQVAVVCVTLLNRLEGDQVNSPHEVLVEYQERPQRLVGHFIKKRLAAAGNPRDL, translated from the exons ATGCATTATCCCATTTTCTCAT GTTTGGAGCCTGGCTCTGTGGTCGTCACCCGCCAGGCGGTGGATGCCTCCTTCAAGCCCGTGTTCGAGCAGATGGTCCTGGGGAAGCGGGTGGTTCATAGGACACACCTGGATGAGCGGCTCGCGCAGGAGCTGATGCAGTGCGGTGCAGACCTGCGGGAGTTCCCCACGGTCCTGGGGAATACCTTGTGCACCTCTGACTTCTATGAAG GGCAAGGGCGTCTGGATGGTGCCCTCTGCTCCTACTCAGAGAAGGACAAGCAGGAGTACTTGGAGGCGGCCCACGCGGCCGGCATCCGCAACATTGAGATGGAGTCTTCGGTCCTGGCTGCCATGTGCGGTGCGTGCGGCCTCCAAG TGGCCGTGGTCTGTGTCACTCTGCTGAACCGCCTGGAAGGGGACCAGGTCAACAGTCCTCACGAGGTGCTGGTCGAGTACCAGGAGCGGCCACAGCGCCTGGTGGGTCACTTCATCAAGAAGCGCCTCGCGGCTGCCGGAAACCCCCGGGATCTCTGA
- the UPP1 gene encoding uridine phosphorylase 1 isoform X3 — protein MEAFTKYMAKELGLDHPGAEYPNICVGTDRYVMFKVGPVLSVSHGIGIPSTSVMLHELIKLLYHARCSDVTVIRIGTSGGIGLEPGSVVVTRQAVDASFKPVFEQMVLGKRVVHRTHLDERLAQELMQCGADLREFPTVLGNTLCTSDFYEGQGRLDGALCSYSEKDKQEYLEAAHAAGIRNIEMESSVLAAMCGACGLQVAVVCVTLLNRLEGDQVNSPHEVLVEYQERPQRLVGHFIKKRLAAAGNPRDL, from the exons ATGGAAGCATTCACCAAATACATGGCCAAGGAGCTGGGCCTTGACCACCCAGGTGCAGAATATCCCAACATCTGTGTGGGGACCGACCGCTACGTCATGTTCAAAGTGGGCCCCGTGCTGTCTGTCAGC CACGGCATCGGCATCCCTTCTACCTCAGTCATGCTGCACGAGCTCATCAAGCTTCTGTACCACGCCCGCTGCTCCGACGTCACTGTCATCCGCATCGGCACCTCGGGTGGGATCG GTTTGGAGCCTGGCTCTGTGGTCGTCACCCGCCAGGCGGTGGATGCCTCCTTCAAGCCCGTGTTCGAGCAGATGGTCCTGGGGAAGCGGGTGGTTCATAGGACACACCTGGATGAGCGGCTCGCGCAGGAGCTGATGCAGTGCGGTGCAGACCTGCGGGAGTTCCCCACGGTCCTGGGGAATACCTTGTGCACCTCTGACTTCTATGAAG GGCAAGGGCGTCTGGATGGTGCCCTCTGCTCCTACTCAGAGAAGGACAAGCAGGAGTACTTGGAGGCGGCCCACGCGGCCGGCATCCGCAACATTGAGATGGAGTCTTCGGTCCTGGCTGCCATGTGCGGTGCGTGCGGCCTCCAAG TGGCCGTGGTCTGTGTCACTCTGCTGAACCGCCTGGAAGGGGACCAGGTCAACAGTCCTCACGAGGTGCTGGTCGAGTACCAGGAGCGGCCACAGCGCCTGGTGGGTCACTTCATCAAGAAGCGCCTCGCGGCTGCCGGAAACCCCCGGGATCTCTGA
- the UPP1 gene encoding uridine phosphorylase 1 isoform X2: protein MASSGLQTKKRDNHNGHFVQPTNPNVATMQEDVLYHFHLSTSTHDLPAMFGDVKFVCVGGSPTRMEAFTKYMAKELGLDHPGAEYPNICVGTDRYVMFKVGPVLSVSHGIGIPSTSVMLHELIKLLYHARCSDVTVIRIGTSGGIGLEPGSVVVTRQAVDASFKPVFEQMVLGKRVVHRTHLDERLAQELMQCGADLREFPTVLGNTLCTSDFYEGQGRLDGALCSYSEKDKQEYLEAAHAAGIRNIEMESSVLAAMCGACGLQVAVVCVTLLNRLEGDQVNSPHEVLVEYQERPQRLVGHFIKKRLAAAGNPRDL from the exons ATGGCTTCCTCGGGACTCCAAACAAAGAAACGTGACAATCACAA TGGCCACTTTGTACAACCCACCAACCCAAATGTAGCAACAATGCAAGAAGATGTCCTGTACCACTTCCATCTCAGCACCAGCACGCACGATCTCCCTGCTATGTTTGGAGATGTGAAG TTCGTGTGTGTCGGGGGAAGCCCCACCCGGATGGAAGCATTCACCAAATACATGGCCAAGGAGCTGGGCCTTGACCACCCAGGTGCAGAATATCCCAACATCTGTGTGGGGACCGACCGCTACGTCATGTTCAAAGTGGGCCCCGTGCTGTCTGTCAGC CACGGCATCGGCATCCCTTCTACCTCAGTCATGCTGCACGAGCTCATCAAGCTTCTGTACCACGCCCGCTGCTCCGACGTCACTGTCATCCGCATCGGCACCTCGGGTGGGATCG GTTTGGAGCCTGGCTCTGTGGTCGTCACCCGCCAGGCGGTGGATGCCTCCTTCAAGCCCGTGTTCGAGCAGATGGTCCTGGGGAAGCGGGTGGTTCATAGGACACACCTGGATGAGCGGCTCGCGCAGGAGCTGATGCAGTGCGGTGCAGACCTGCGGGAGTTCCCCACGGTCCTGGGGAATACCTTGTGCACCTCTGACTTCTATGAAG GGCAAGGGCGTCTGGATGGTGCCCTCTGCTCCTACTCAGAGAAGGACAAGCAGGAGTACTTGGAGGCGGCCCACGCGGCCGGCATCCGCAACATTGAGATGGAGTCTTCGGTCCTGGCTGCCATGTGCGGTGCGTGCGGCCTCCAAG TGGCCGTGGTCTGTGTCACTCTGCTGAACCGCCTGGAAGGGGACCAGGTCAACAGTCCTCACGAGGTGCTGGTCGAGTACCAGGAGCGGCCACAGCGCCTGGTGGGTCACTTCATCAAGAAGCGCCTCGCGGCTGCCGGAAACCCCCGGGATCTCTGA